From a region of the Acomys russatus chromosome 4, mAcoRus1.1, whole genome shotgun sequence genome:
- the Mocs3 gene encoding LOW QUALITY PROTEIN: adenylyltransferase and sulfurtransferase MOCS3 (The sequence of the model RefSeq protein was modified relative to this genomic sequence to represent the inferred CDS: inserted 2 bases in 1 codon), with amino-acid sequence MAALEDIEALQDEIARREEELASLKRKLTAALEAEPEPERPVRVSPXCYPKATLSRDEILRYSRQLLLPELGVRGQLRLAAASVLVVGLGGLGCPLAQYLAAAGVGRLGLVDHDVVETSNLARQVLHGEALAGYAKARSAAAALRRLNSAVEYVPYARALSEAWALDLVRGYDVVADCSDNVPTRYLVNDACVLAGRPLVSASALRFEGQMTVYHCDGGPCYRCVFPRPPPAETVTNCADGGVLGVVPGVLGCVQALEVLKIAAGLGTSYSGSLLLFDGLGGHFRKIRLRSRRLDCVVCGQQPTVTSLQDYEAFCGSSATDKCRALKLLSPEERISVTDYKQLLDSGAPHVLLDVRPQVEVDICRLPHALHIPLNQLERRDPDSLKLLRDALREGKRDSQEAAVAPVYVICKLGNDSQKAVRVLQSLTAVSELDSLTIQDIVGGLMAWAAKIDGTFPQY; translated from the exons ATGGCTGCCCTGGAGGACATAGAGGCCTTACAGGATGAAATTGCCAGGCGTGAAGAAGAGCTGGCTTCGCTGAAGCGGAAGCTGACTGCAGCCCTGGAGGCCGAGCCGGAGCCCGAGCGTCCGGTCCGGGTATCACC CTGCTACCCCAAGGCCACGCTGTCGCGGGACGAGATCCTACGCTACAGCCGCCAGCTGCTGCTGCCGGAGCTGGGCGTGCGCGGTCAGCTGCGCCTGGCGGCCGCTTCTGTGCTGGTGGTGGGCTTGGGCGGGCTGGGCTGTCCGCTGGCTCAGTACCTGGCGGCGGCCGGCGTGGGCCGTCTGGGTCTGGTGGACCACGACGTGGTGGAGACGAGCAATCTAGCCCGCCAGGTGCTGCACGGCGAGGCGTTGGCCGGCTACGCCAAGGCTCGGTCGGCGGCGGCCGCGCTGCGCCGCCTCAACTCGGCGGTGGAGTATGTGCCGTACGCTCGCGCGCTCAGCGAGGCTTGGGCGCTCGACCTGGTCCGCGGCTACGACGTGGTGGCCGACTGCTCCGACAACGTGCCCACGCGCTACCTGGTGAACGACGCGTGCGTGCTGGCGGGCCGGCCGCTGGTGTCCGCCAGTGCGCTGCGCTTCGAGGGCCAGATGACCGTCTACCACTGCGACGGCGGGCCCTGCTACCGCTGCGTGTTCCCGCGGCCGCCCCCGGCGGAGACGGTGACCAACTGCGCCGACGGCGGCGTACTCGGAGTGGTGCCCGGCGTGCTGGGCTGCGTGCAGGCGCTGGAGGTGCTCAAGATCGCCGCTGGCCTCGGGACCTCCTATAGCGGCAGCCTGCTGCTCTTCGACGGCCTCGGGGGCCATTTCCGCAAGATCCGGCTGCGGAGCCGTCGGCTTGACTGCGTCGTGTGTGGTCAGCAGCCCACCGTGACCAGCCTGCAGGACTATGAGGCCTTCTGCGGCTCCTCAGCCACCGACAAGTGCCGTGCCTTGAAGCTCCTGAGCCCGGAGGAGCGGATTTCTGTGACCGACTACAAGCAGCTTCTGGATTCTGGAGCGCCCCACGTGTTGCTGGACGTCCGGCCTCAAGTGGAGGTGGACATCTGTCGCCTGCCGCACGCTCTCCACATCCCTTTGAATCAGTTGGAGCGCAGGGATCCCGACAGCCTGAAACTCTTAAGGGATGCTCTCCGGGAAGGGAAGCGGGATTCACAGGAAGCGGCTGTTGCCCCTGTGTATGTGATTTGCAAACTGGGGAACGACTCCCAGAAAGCCGTGAGGGTCCTGCAGTCCTTAACGGCAGTGTCAGAGTTAGACTCTTTAACCATTCAGGATATTGTGGGGGGGCTCATGGCTTGGGCTGCCAAAATTGATGGGACATTTCCACAATACTGA